In the bacterium genome, one interval contains:
- the zwf gene encoding glucose-6-phosphate dehydrogenase → MTIAPSPLAEGLHDYRVAEPSLMVIFGATGDLSGKKLLPAMYNLAKQRLLPAGFAVVGAAIDDLTDEAFRKRAAATITQHSRTQPVDAGVLESFLACVSYVKVDFGKLDDFKALQRRLDELDHSRHVAGNRVFYCATPPPTYEAITEQLKAAGMTAGAGFHRIVVEKPFGSDLKSARELNRIVQRVFHEDSVFRIDHYLGKETVQNILAFRFANSIFEPVWNSNLIDSVQITAAEEIGVEMRGGYYDKAGTLRDIVQNHALQLLALVAMEPPLAFEAGAVRDEKVKVLRAIRPVLDGDVAHSTVRGQYTKGWVLGEHVEGYREEHAVAPDSLTETFTALRLFVDNWRWANVPFYIRAGKRLPKRVTEIWIRFKRPPHMTFGSEAMRELDPNAITLRIQPEEGISLRFGAKVPSAGLRLRNVAMDFEYVTSFLAETPEAYERLLLDCMIGDPTLFTRADEVEAAWKLIDPIEAAWRDDRPSLSMYAAGTWGPAPAAKLLQADGREWHRP, encoded by the coding sequence CTTCGGCGCCACGGGCGACCTCAGCGGCAAGAAGCTCCTGCCGGCGATGTACAACCTGGCCAAGCAGCGATTGCTGCCGGCGGGTTTCGCCGTCGTCGGCGCCGCCATCGACGACCTGACCGACGAGGCGTTCCGCAAGCGTGCGGCGGCGACGATCACACAGCACTCCCGCACGCAGCCCGTCGATGCCGGCGTGCTCGAGTCCTTCCTCGCCTGCGTCTCCTACGTCAAGGTGGACTTCGGCAAGCTCGATGACTTCAAAGCCCTGCAGCGAAGGCTCGACGAGCTCGACCACTCAAGGCATGTGGCGGGCAACCGGGTGTTCTACTGCGCGACGCCGCCGCCGACGTACGAGGCCATCACCGAGCAGCTGAAGGCGGCGGGAATGACGGCGGGCGCGGGCTTTCACCGCATCGTGGTCGAGAAGCCTTTCGGCTCCGACCTCAAGTCGGCGCGCGAGCTCAACCGGATCGTGCAACGCGTCTTTCACGAGGACTCGGTCTTCCGCATCGACCACTACCTGGGCAAGGAGACCGTCCAGAACATCCTCGCGTTCCGCTTCGCCAACTCGATCTTCGAGCCGGTGTGGAACTCCAACCTCATCGACTCGGTGCAGATCACGGCGGCAGAGGAGATCGGGGTCGAGATGCGCGGTGGGTACTACGACAAGGCGGGCACGCTGCGCGACATCGTCCAGAACCACGCGCTGCAGCTGCTGGCGCTGGTGGCGATGGAACCGCCGCTGGCGTTCGAGGCCGGCGCGGTGCGGGACGAGAAGGTGAAGGTGCTGCGCGCCATCCGGCCGGTCCTCGACGGGGACGTCGCTCACTCCACGGTGCGCGGGCAGTACACGAAGGGCTGGGTGCTCGGCGAGCACGTCGAGGGCTATCGGGAGGAGCACGCGGTCGCCCCGGACTCGCTGACCGAGACCTTCACCGCCCTGCGGCTCTTCGTCGACAACTGGCGGTGGGCGAACGTCCCGTTCTACATCCGGGCGGGCAAACGGCTGCCCAAGCGCGTCACGGAGATATGGATCCGGTTCAAGCGGCCGCCGCACATGACGTTCGGCAGCGAGGCGATGCGGGAGCTGGATCCGAACGCGATCACGCTGCGCATCCAGCCGGAGGAGGGGATCTCGCTCCGATTCGGCGCCAAGGTGCCGAGCGCGGGCCTGCGCCTGCGCAACGTGGCCATGGACTTCGAGTACGTGACCTCCTTTCTGGCCGAGACGCCGGAGGCGTACGAGCGCCTCCTGCTCGACTGCATGATCGGCGATCCCACGCTGTTCACCCGAGCGGACGAGGTGGAGGCGGCCTGGAAGCTCATCGACCCCATCGAGGCCGCGTGGCGTGACGACCGCCCATCGCTGTCGATGTATGCCGCGGGCACGTGGGGACCGGC